Genomic segment of Kingella negevensis:
CAATCCGATTGCGGAAATGGGTATGGCGTTTTTGAATGCGAAAAACCCAGTTGCCGTGAAAGCCTTGCGCGTGGGCGTGATTGACGCGAGTTTTAAAGCGCAAAATTTAGCCTACGATTTGGGACAACAATTCCACATCGGCGCGAAAAAACAAAAAGCCGAACCGAAAGCGACCACGAAAAAGGCCAAAGTCGTTGAACAAGTTATCCATTTCATCAACCGCCCCTTACCGCGCAATGTGCCGTTACGAACGGCGCGTTCATTGCTCGGTTTGGAAGACAATAAGACGATTCCGATTATTCGCAATCCTGAATTGCCCGAAGACGCGGAAGCGGTGTTTTATTTCCCTGGGTGCGGTTCGGAAAAATTGTTTAGCCAAGTTGGTTTAGCCACGCAAGCAATGTTGTATCACGCTAGTGTGCAAACGGTGTTGCCGCCAGGTTATCTGTGCTGCGGTTATCCACAAAACGCAAGCGGCGACAAAGACAAAGCCAATAATATGGTTACGGAAAACCGCGTGTTGTTTCATCGCATGGCTAATACCTTGAATTATTTGGATATTAAAACCGTAGTCGTAAGTTGCGGAACGTGTTACGACGCGCTGGCGGAATACCGTTTTGAAGACATTTTCCCGAATTGCCGCATTATTGATATTCATGAATTTTTGCTGGAAAAAAACATCAAATTGGACGGCGTAAAAGGACAGCAATATCTGTATCACAACCCTTGCCACACGCCCATCAAAACGATGGACGGCACGAAACTCGCCAGCGAATTGATGGGACAAAATGTGGTGTTGAGCGACCGTTGTTGCGGCGAAAGCGGTATGTTTGCCGTGAAACGCCCCGACATCGCCACGCAAGTGAAATTCCGCAAACAAGAAGAAATTGAGAAAAATTTGGCGCAATTACCGCAAGGCGAACCTGTGAAAATGCTGACATCGTGTCCTGCGTGTTTGCAAGGTTTGTCGCGCTATGAAGATGATAATAATTTGCCTGCGGATTATATTGTGATTGAAATGGCGAAGAAAATCTTGGGTGAGAATTGGCAGAATGAGTTTGTGGAAAAGGCGAACAATGGGGGGATTGAAAAGGTTCTCTTGTGATGTGATTGTTTGAAATGTTCAGGCAGCCTGAAAGATTTTTTCAGGCTGCCTGAAAGTTTTTTCAGGTAGAATAAGCAACTTTTTTAAATACATTTTCAAAATGCAATCCAAACCCACAGTATTAGATTTATTTTGCGGTTGTGGCGGTTTATCGCTCGGTTTTATTCAGGCAGGATTTGATGTCAAACTCGGCATTGATGCTTGGCAAGACGCGATTAAAACCTACACCGCCACACATCAAAACACACAAGGCATTGTTGCCGACTTATTCACAACCACGCCCGAACAAATCAGCCAACAAACCCAAATCAATCAAATTGATGTGATTATCGGCGGTCCGCCGTGTCAAGGCTTTTCTATTGCGGGTAAACGCATGATTGATGATGAACGCAATCAGCTTTACAAATCGTTTGTGGAATTTGTCCGTTTTTATCGGCCCAAAGCGTTTTTGATGGAAAACGTCCCCAATATGATGTCAATGGGAAAAGGCTTGATTAAAGAACAAATTACGCAAGATTTTGAACAACTGGGCTACACCGTCAGCAGTCAAATTTTAATGGCATCAGATTTTGGCATACCACAAAACCGCAGACGTGCTTTTTTTGTTGGTTTTAAAAACGGCACACGATTTGAATTTCCACAAGCCACAGTAAAACAACACATTACCGCAGAACAAGCCATTTCTGATTTGCCTGATTATTCCGTTGCAGACGGCGAAAACTATCCGCTTTCAGGCAGCAGCAACTATCAGCAACAAATGCGCCAAAACAGCACAGGTTTATTCAATCATCAAATTACCGTACACAATGATAAAACCAAAGAAATCATTGCATTAGTACCAGATGGTGGCAACTACAAAAACTTGCCTGAACATTTACGCCAAACGCGAAACGTGAATATTGCATGGACACGATTAAACAGCCAAAAGCCAAGTTTTACGATTGATACGGGACACAATCATCACTTTCATTATCAATTTAATCGTGTGCCGACCGTGCGAGAAAGTGCGCGTATTCAATCATTTCCCGATGATTTTATTTTTTTAGGCACGAAAACCAGTCAATTACGTCAAGTGGGTAATGCCGTTCCGCCTATGCTTGCCAAAGCGATTGCCGAAAAAATGAAATTATTTTTATAAGGATACATTTATGTTTAACCCCGATACTCAATATCGTTGCGACATTATTCGCGGTAAAGCACAAAAAGAATTAGACGATTTATTGCCGACTTATGCTGCGATTGTGGCAGATATTTGCCCTGCTGATGAAATCGCGTTTAATCAAAAATTTAATGATAAATTATCGCAATCTTTTCATCAACAAAACTACAATGAATTAGACAAAAATCAACAAAAAACCATTAGAAATCATATTACGGAAATTGCAGGAAAATTGTTCGGCTTGTATTTCAAAAAAATGGCTTGGTTTACGAAAGTCCGAGTAATCATAAATTGGTTACTGATTACGACCAGCCTGCATTTTTTAAGAATTTGTGCTTGAATTTTCAATTTCCAAACGGTACGCAAAAAATTCAAACCATTGTAGAACGTATTAACCAACAAATTAAATTTAAACCGTTTCATTTTATTTTGGCGTTATTGGCAGAAGCAGAACAAACCAAATTTACCATTAATACTTACCATATTGGCTATTATGTGTTGAATGCGTTGGAAGTTTTGCAAGGCAAAGTTACGCCAAAAGAAGTATTGGATACGATTATTTTTCATAGTCAAAACAATTCATTAAAACGTGTTCCAGTAACATCTCACGATTTTCAGCACATTAGAGAATTGTTGAATTTGTTGGTATTGGCGAATTTAATTGTGATTGATGAAAATAGAAATAGCAAAGCCATACAATTAAATCATCATGAAAACGAGTTAATTCAATTATTTATCAAAGAATACAATACGCCACTTCAATTTAATATTTATCAATTTGATTTGAATGCAGAACATATTAGCAAACAAATTGAAACGGCGTGGACAGAATATTTTGCTCAAATTGCCCTACAAAATGCCCAAGTTTTGAATACTGTTTTGCCGTATCAACATCAAACCGCGAAAAAAATAGACAAAAATGAATTAGGCAAAATGGGCGAAGAATGGGTATTTCAGTTAGAACAAGAACGAGTAAAAAAATATAATCCACGCTTAATCAATCAAGTTCAGCTTGTAGGCGAAATTCGGGGGTTGGGCTACGATGTGAAATCAGTTGCTGCTGATGAAAATCCGAATAATCCTGATTTTGATAAATTCATTGAAGTGAAATCTACCATTCGCGTTACCGCGCCTGATTTGGATAATCACGATTGGATAGACACCGTTAATTTGACACGCAAAGAATGGGTTGCTGCTGAACAATTTCAGGCAGCCTACATGATTTATCGCGTGTATTTCACGGCACAGAAAATTTATATCCGCAAAATCATCAATCCTTTTGAGAAAAATAAACAAGGGATTATTTACGTTATGCCGACCATGTATCGCATGGATTTTGGGGCGAGCGGCGTAGATGTTTCAGTTGAAGTGGATAATGTTTTATGAATGAAAAATTAAAAGTTGTGTCGTTGTTTTGTGGTTGTGGCGGTTCGGATTTGGGATTATTGGGTGGATTTGAATATTTAGGACAAACTTATCCTCAATTGCCGTTTGAGATTGTTTACGCTCTGGATTTTGATAAATTTGCGGTGCAAACGTATAACACCAATTTTGAACACCCTGCGGTTTGTGATGATGTCAAAAATTTAGATATTTCATTGCTTGATGATTTTGATGTCTTGCTTGGCGGTTTTCCGTGTCAATCATTCAGCACACTCAATCCAAGCAAAGACACCAATGACGCACGAGCCAATTTATACAAAGAATTGGTCAAAGTATTGCAAATCAAGCAACCTAAATATTTTATTTTTGAAAATGTAAAAGGCTTGATGACTTTGCAAAAAGGCGAAATTCTGAAAAAAGTTTTAATGGAATTTGAGCAAGCGGGGTATGACGTGCAATATAAATTGTTGTTAGCCAGCCATTTTGGCATTCCGCAAAAGCGTGAACGTATTTTTATGGTTGGCATACGAAAAGATTTGGCACAGCATTACGTTTTCCCCAACGAAACACACGCCGAACAACCAAATTTATATCAACAACCTTTTGTTAAATTAGAAAAAATTATCAAAGAATTGGCGATTGATAATCCAAAATATTATTTTTCAGAAAAAGCAGTTTTAGGTATGAAAAACGCTAAAAATAATATGAAACGCGGTTTGTATCAGGATTTGCAGGGACAATGCTTAACGATTACCGCACATTTAGCTAAAACCAGTTTAAATTCACGCGACCCCGTGTTATTAGTTGATGCACAAAAAGAATTGTATCGCCGTTTCACACCGCGAGAAGCCGCAGGTATTCAATCTTTTCCTGAAAATTTCCAATTTCCTGTGAGTGATATTCAGGCGTATCGGCAGATTGGTAACGCCATTCCGCCTGTGTTGATGTGGCACGTTGCGAATGCGTTGGTTGAATGTACGAAATAACATTCAGGCAGCCTGAAAGGAAAAATCCTCTATGCTAAAAATCATTTCTGGCGCACAAACAGGCGCAGACCGTGGTGCACTCAATGCCGCGCTTGCCGCACAAATCCCTTGCGGTGGCTGGTGTCCCGAAGACCGCCACGCGGAAGACGGTGAAATTCCACCGCATTATCCCGTTAGGCCACTCGTTGGCGCAGGCTACCGTAAACGCACGCGCCAAAATGTGCTAGACAGCGACGTGACTGTTATCGTTTATCACACGGAAATCGCGCTTGGTAGCGGCACGGAATTGACGCTAAAAACCTGCATTTCTCAGCGCAAACCATATTTGCTGCTCGATTCGTCCGTACTGCTGCCTGAAATCGCTGGCAAACACATTGCAGAATTTGTGCAACGTCATCGGACTAGCGTGTTGAATGTGGGTGGTTCTCGCGGTTCGGTTGTGCCGACAATTGAATTATTCACAGAAAAAGCGGTGTTGTCGGCGATACAATACTTGCGCGAAATGTAAGAACCTGTATTCACAAAAATGATAAAATATCTTTATGACTAGAAAATCCTACCCAACAGACTTAACAGATGCCCAATGGCAAGCGATTGAGCCATATTTTAACCAGCTACGCCACTACAAATGGGATAAACGTCAATTAGTGAATGCCGTTTTGTACATCACCAAAACAGGTTGCCAATGGCGTATGCTGCCCAATGATTTTCCACCTTATTCAACCGTATGGAGTTTCTATCGCAGAGCCAATCAATCAGGCTTATGGGATAGAATTCTTTTGGCATTGGTTCAAAAAAACGTTTAATCCATCAAAAACAAGCAATGCCAACTTATGCCATTCTTGATTCACAAAGTGTCAAAACAGCTTCTAGCGCACATGATAAAGGTTTTGATGGAGGTAAAAAAATCAAAGGTCGTAAGCGACATATAGCTGTTGATACGTTGGGTAATCTATTGTCTGTTGTGGTTCATGCAGCCAATATTCATGACACAAAAGCAGGTATTTTTGTAGCAAAAAAAGCGTTTGAGACCTATCCGAGTTTAAAAGGTTTCTGTGCGGACGCAGGTTATCGGAATACATTTGAGCGTGAAGTATCAGAGCAATTGGGTTTAACTGTTGAGATTTCAAAGAGAATTCAAGATATTTCTTGGCATATTCTGCCCAAACGTTGGATTGTAGAACGAACGTTTGCATGGTTAGGTTGGTCTCGACGTTTAGCAAAAGATTTTGAGCAGACGAATTTATCTGCTGAAAATTTTGTTAAACTAGGGTATATTTCACAAATATTAAAATTTATCAAATAGTTGTTTGTGAATACGGGTTCTTAGTAAAATCGAGTTTATTCTAGTTATCTAGGGGCTATTGACAATTCAAAAAAAGAGGCAAAGGATATAAGATATTGTTTCCACACAACCATCCTAAACCTTTGCCATGTCCCGAAACACGCTTACAAATGAAACATGGTCAAGACTGTTGCCCATTTTGAAACAGCTTGGCATTTATCGCAAGAAAAATTTACGCAAAACAGTAGAAGGTATCCTGTTTCGCTTACGTACAGGCTGCCAATGGGCTGATATACCTAGTTATTTTGGTAAAGCAAACAGCCTTTACCAAAGTTTCAATCGCTGGTCTAAACGCGGTATTTTTACCAAATTATTTAAACATTTGGCAGATACACCCGATATGGAATGGGTCTTTATGGACGGTAGTCATATCCGTGTTCATCAACACGGCATGGGTAAAAAATCCATTGTGCATCAAGCTGTCGGTAAGAGTATCGGAGGTCATACGTCTAAAATTCATTTAGCGGTTGATGCTTGTGGTAATCCAATTGAATTTATGATTACAGCTGGTAATGTAAATGAGATTGTTGTTGCGCCTGATTTATTGGCACAATTGGACTTAAGTGATAATGAAACCGTGTGTGCTGATAGGGGTTTTGACAGTGATACTTTTCGTCGGTTAATTCATTCTAAACAAAGTAAAGCCAATATTCCATATAAGAAAAATAGAGAACATCTTAATGTGGACACAGATTGGTATTTATATAAAATCAGGCACTTGGTAGAAAATGCTTTTGCACGATTAAAGCATTTTCGTGCACTGGCAACACGGTACGATAAATTAAAACGTAATTATGAAAGTACCGTGTCATTAGCTTGTGCTTTGATTTGGTTAAAATTATAGCTAAAATGTCATTAGCCCCTAGGACAGCCCCTTTAATTTTTGTACTGTTTGATAATAAAGCTGATTGGTTTCATAAGCGACAATATCAACGAATAAAACTTGTTTACTCACACTATCCATTAAAACCAACGCACCAAAAGTATGCCCAAAATAAGTCGTATCCAAAATTACATTCACTTTTTTCGGGTGCGAAAAGTGATTTTGTTTCGTTGCTCATTTTAAGCGGCGTTGAATTGTTTTGGTGCTGCATTTTGGTACTGTTGAGCCAGTTGCTCAATGGTGCGATGTTCATCGCGATATTGTTGCCAAAGTTCATCGTTATTTAAGCGTATTCCACCGTTTAAATACTTCTTACATTGGGTGCAAAAATAGCGTTGTTTATGGTTATGCGTTCCGTATTTTTGAACGGAATTTGAGTGGCAAAAAGGGCATTTTTTGTGTTCAAAGCATTTGACCTATCTGAAAGCCTTTAAGCATAAGGCTTTCAGCGATTTTTACCAACCATTTTGTCCTTTAACCCTTATTTTGAATTTACTATACATTAAAATGCAGCCTGAAAACCATTTTCAGGCTGCATTTTCTGTTTTCAGGCTGCGTTACCAAACATATTTCACGGTTGTCCCTGCGGATTTGCGTGAACCTGTTTCGTTGCCCTTTGCATAACCCACAAACACATCTGCATTCCAGTTGCCAAACTGCGCGTTTAAGCCCAACTCGTTTTCCCAGAAGCGTCCGAATTGTTGCGTTAAGCGATAGCTATTCACGTCCAAATCCGCTTTGCGATTGGCATTGCGATAAATGCTGCTGAAAGTTGGCTGCAATTTCACGCCGTTGCTCAACGTGATGTTGTAGGCAAGATTGATGCCTGCGTATGGCGCGACGATGTCTGCGCTTGGAGCGTTTACGCGTGTGTTGCCCAGCCAATAACGTGTGCTGCCTAAGTGGTAATAGCGCGTGCCGATGTGTGGTTGAATTTGCCAGTTGTTCACGTTTAGGCGATAGCCTGTGCTGATGCCTGCTTCGGCAACATTGCGTTTAAAATCAGCGTGAGTGTGTTCCACGCTGACTTTGCTGCTGGCGCGACCAATGCCTGCGTCTGCGGCGATAAACATGCCGTTGTCAAACTGGGCTTTGCCGTACACGCTGCCGATGGTGGTTTTGGTGTTACCATCTGCGTCGCCGTCAAAATCCAAATCGGTTTGGGCGTGGCTGAGGGCTGCACCGATTAACACATCGCTGTTTTGTGTGCGAATGGTTTTGTCTGCGCCCAGTTGGGTGAGGACTTCTTCGTGTTCGTAACCGCGATAATTATCGGATTCGTGTTTGGTTTTTTGCCAGTCGGTTTCTAGCCACACGCCTGTTTGGTCGCGGTGGGTTTTGTGAACGCGTTGCTCAATACGTTTGCCGATGTGTTCCAAGGTATACGCTTGCGCGGATAGTTCGGACAGGGCGGTGTTGCTGTATGCGCTGACTAACTTAGCTTGTTGCTGTTGCAACAATGCGGCTTCAGCTTTTACTTTAGCGAGCGCAGCAGCTTCGGCTTCTTCTTGGGCGCGTTTAGCGGCTTCGGTGGCTGCGCGTTTTTCGGCTTCTGCTTTAGCTAATTCCGCTTGTTTACGCGCAAGTTCATCGGCGAGTTTTTGAGCAGCTTCAGCAGCCTGTCGTTCAGCTAATTTACGTGCTGCTTCCTGCTCTGCCAATCGCTTCGCTTCTTCTTCCGCACGTTTTTGTGCTGCTAATTTCTCAGCTTCTTCTGCCAAGCGTTTTTTCTCAGCTTCTGCCGCTTCGGCAAACTCTTGCTCTTTCACAGGACTGTGCAAGTAGTAATCGTTTTGCGCGTTACTTGCCAAGTTGTAACGCCACGCGCCTGCGTCCACATAGCCATTTTCCAAGGCAATGTTCACATCGCTAGCTTTTTGCGCGGCATTTTGCAATTTCATCAACACCAGTTTTTCAGGCTGCGTGGGTTCGGTATCGGTGTTTTTAACCGCCAAAGTATGCGTACCTGTTGCTGTGCCGTTCACAATCACTTGGTCGCCACGATTTTGGGCAATATCGGTGTTAAAACCCCATTTCAGGCTGCCTGAAAGATTGCCGTTCACGATTAAAGTGTGAAATTCATCGGGCGCAACATTGGTTGGGTGCAATACGATTTCGCCATTTTCACCTGCCAAATTGCCAATAGTTTGGTTGCTTGGCATATCCCACAGCGCGTCTTTTTTCATGGCGAGCGTGGTGCTGTTTTCGGCTTTCAGGCTGCCTGAAAAGTGGGCTTTACCCAAAGTTAATTGCGCGGAATCGCTTAAAGTGGCGTTGCCTGCCCATTCGGTGCGCGTGAGATTTGCCAACGCGCTTTCGCTCACGGCGGTAGCGTTGTTGATTTCGCATGAAACTGCGCCTGATTGGTCGGAACGAACGCACACGGGGGTTTCGCCAGCCACATAGCCCACCGTGGCGCGAGCGTTGTCTTGCACGACAATATCGCCTTTCACATTGCCAACATTGCGCCCGAAATACAACGCGCCTTTGTCTTTTGCTACAAACTGGGTGGCAGCGAAATCGCGCGTCATCCAGTCGTTTTCGTCAAAAATTTCGGTTTTGTTTTGGTGGTCGTAAGCGTGTGGTGTGTGGCGACCCGACAATAATAAATTGCCGTTGCTCACGGTGATATTTCCGTTCACGTTCGTGCCGCCTGAAATCATCAGCAAATCGCCTGTGATATTGCCTTGATATTGAAAATCCAATGCGCCATTTTTGCGATTGCTGTCGGTTTCGCCAATCCAGCCGTTGAATGCGTGATAGCGTGCGGCGGTGCGTTTGGCGTTTTCGCGTTCTAAATAGGTTTCAATCGCTTTGGCTTTGTCGCTGCCTAAATATTCCCAGTTGCCGTTGCTTGTGCCGTTGGTTGGGTAATAGGCAGACGGATTGCCGTTTGGTTTCAGGACGAAATAGTCTTTGCGTCCTGATGCCCAGCCGTTGGTGTATTCATACATACCTTCGCTGCGTTGCCCCCAATTTGACCATTTGATGTTATCAACAGTCATTAAAACAGGGGCTGTAGTTTGCACGGTTACGGTGGCTTTTTGGTCGGTGTGATTGACGATTTGTGCACCGTCGTCCACGTTTTGAATGTAGTTGAACTGGGCGTTTTGTCCGTTCACATCCAAGCGTCCGCCGTGATAGCCAAAATAGATTTTGTTCAAATCCATTTGGTCGGCTGTGCCTAACACAACGGTGGGTCGTCCGCTGACGATGCCTAATTCGGAAAACGCTTGTTTGCTGCCTGAAACGTCGGCGCGTTGGTTTAGGATAACTGTGCCGTCACCCACACTAATGCTGCCTGAATTACCACCTTCGCCGCTCACGTTTAACGTGCCTGTGCCAATTTTGGACAATCGGTCGCCTGTTGGGTTTTTCACTTGCCAGTTTACGGTTTTGTCTGCATCGACAGACACGCCTGCGCCTTGGTGCGTGAAGTTGTTATCCGCCGCGCTGACGGTGTAATTGCTGTGAAAATGCAATGCGCCTGCGCCTTGGTTGATGCTGCTGCCGAGCTGGATTGTGCCGTTTTCGCCATTGATGTGCAGCGTTTTGCCGTGCTGCAATTTATTGGCTTCGGTGCTTTGGGTGTCGTCGTATAAATCTACGTTGGCAACGGTTGTGCTGCCTGATGTGATGTTGCTGGTGTTGCCGTTGGCAATCCAGTTGAACGTGTTTTCAGGCTGCGTGTTGTTTAAAGGCGCGGTGGTGTCGTCTGCGATAGATTGCGCATTGAATGTCGGGCGCACGGTTTGTACGCGGTATCTTGTGCCTGTTTTGGTTGTGCCGTCTGGCCCACTCCAGTTGGCTTGCAATACGCCAATCAGCACCCAACGGTTTTCGGTGATATCGTAGGCATAAACAGGCGAGCCGCTGTCGCCTTGCATGGCGTAGGCTGGCAAGGCGGTGGTGTTGTAATCGGGTTTGTAGTAATCGTTGTCTTCAAAGTCCAAATGCCCTTTGCCTGACGCGATAATTTTGAAGGCGTTGCCGCCAATGCGATAGGTGTACGCGCCGCCCATGTCGGTAGTTGTGCCGTCTGTGTTGCGCAAAAATTGTGTGCCGCCGCCCATGCGGATAAATACGGGGAAGCGTTTGCTGTCGCGATACGGATTTTTGCTGTTGTCCACTTCGTATGGATTGACGCTGCTGACGTTGGCTGGCGCGGTTTCGGTTACCAATTTATGCAAACGTGGTGCGTGGTAGTCGTAAAACAGATAAGGGTCGGCGCGACTGAATTCGTTGCGGTCGGTTAATTGATAGCTGTAAACGTGTTGGTTGGGATTGTTGCCTGCGTAGCCAAACTCGGCGGTTTTGTAGCCGCCGTTGTGCTGCACGCTAACGAGATATTGTGGGTCGATTAGCGTGGCAACGGCGGAGTTTCGCAAGGCTGCGCTGAAATCGGGCATGCCAATGCCATCTGGCAGCACGTTGCCGATTGATACACCGCTTTTGTTGATAATGTTGAGATTGGTCGCGCCTGCTGTGAAACGACCGCGATTTTCAGCGAAATCGCGGTAGAGTTGGTAGTCAATGTCGCTGCGTACACCTGATGAATGGGCGTGTTGCGTCATGGCGGTTGGGATTAGGATAGATAGGAGTGTGCGTGTGAAAATACGGCGAGCGATTTTGTTTTTCTTCATAGCGGCTGGAGTGGGATAAAAGGTTGTTTTTCAGTTGGTTTTTTGTTTGGTTGATAAAAATCGGGGCGGATTATAGCAGTAAATAAGAAAAAATCTAGCGGAATTTTTTGCGTTTAGTTTCTGCAAATGGGGTAAATAAAAAGCAGCCTGAAAAATGGTTTTCAGGCTGCTTTTTGTTTAATCTAGCAAACGATGCTGTACTAATTTCTTGCGTAATGTATTGCGATTTAAACCGAGAATGGCGGCGGCTTTGCATTGGTTGCCGCCACATTGTTCCATAACGTATTGCAGCATGGGTTTTTCTACTTGAAATAGAACCATATCGTACACGCCGCAAGGGGTTTCTCCATTTAAATCATAGAAATATTGAGCCAAGTTTTTCTCAATGCAATCGGCAATATCGGGGATATTAGACATGATATTTATGGGTAAAGTGATTTCGGTTTTAAAATGAATAAGAATACGATTATTGGCGATTTTGTTCTAAATCAGTCAAGGCTTCGCGGGCTAATGTGGCAATTTGGGGATTAGTACTTTGGTTAATCGCTTTGCGATACCAAATAGTGGCTTGAGCTTTATTGGCTTCTGTGCCTTCGCCATCGTGATACAGCGTTCCCAAAATATATTGCGCTTCAGGAAAGCCTTTTTTTGCTAAGATTTTTACTTTTGCAAATGCGGCTTTGCTGTTATCCGCTCGCCAATCTTCGCCGACTTCTTTCATCATTTGGCGGTATTCGTGTACTTCTGCTTCTGTGAATTGTTTATCTGCATAAGCAAAAGTTGATGATACCATCAATCCTGCTAGTAAAATCGCTTTCATTTTCATAGTATTCTTTCGGTATAAACAAAGCGTTTCAGGCAGCCTGAAACGCCTAGTTTTCAATATTTCATTCCAAACGATTATTTCCAGTAACGCCACCATGGCATATCATCAGCTACCCACGCTTTTTCTAAATAGGGGCTTTGTGGGAAGTTTTGTTTTAATACACGATTGGTATCTGCTGCTAATTGTGCATGTCCCATTTTGTCGTAACTAAAAGCCATAATGGCTAAGGCTTCTTCTACATAGCGCGTATTTTGGAATTTACGCAAAACTTCTTGTGCGCGGTTGTTTGCGGCAATGTATGCGCCACGTTTGGCGTAATAGCGTGCAATCGCTAATTCATGTCCACCTAGTGCGTCCACTAACTGAGCCATGCGCTTGCGTGAATCTTCTGCGTATTTGCTTTGTGGAAAACGGCGCACCAATTCTTCAAAGGCAAGATAAGCGCGGCGGTTGGCTTCAGGGTCGCGGTCTGACCAGTCTTGCGATGCTAATTTTTGCAAGAATGATTGGTCTTCATCAAATAGGATTAAACCACGCAAATAGAGGGCGTAGTCCATATCTACGCTAACAGGGAAGTTGTGCTCAAATCGCACTAAAGCATTCAGTGCTTTGGTTGGCTCTTCGTTTTTGTAATATGCGTATGCAGTGTCAATCAATGATTGTTCGGTGAATC
This window contains:
- a CDS encoding Fis family transcriptional regulator; amino-acid sequence: MSNIPDIADCIEKNLAQYFYDLNGETPCGVYDMVLFQVEKPMLQYVMEQCGGNQCKAAAILGLNRNTLRKKLVQHRLLD
- a CDS encoding outer membrane protein assembly factor BamD yields the protein MKKTLLMISIALALSACATEKNSIDKEVRETKEWSNNRLYREARTELDSGNYQRSAKLYDVLRSRQADGRFTEQSLIDTAYAYYKNEEPTKALNALVRFEHNFPVSVDMDYALYLRGLILFDEDQSFLQKLASQDWSDRDPEANRRAYLAFEELVRRFPQSKYAEDSRKRMAQLVDALGGHELAIARYYAKRGAYIAANNRAQEVLRKFQNTRYVEEALAIMAFSYDKMGHAQLAADTNRVLKQNFPQSPYLEKAWVADDMPWWRYWK
- a CDS encoding S6 family peptidase, which produces MKKNKIARRIFTRTLLSILIPTAMTQHAHSSGVRSDIDYQLYRDFAENRGRFTAGATNLNIINKSGVSIGNVLPDGIGMPDFSAALRNSAVATLIDPQYLVSVQHNGGYKTAEFGYAGNNPNQHVYSYQLTDRNEFSRADPYLFYDYHAPRLHKLVTETAPANVSSVNPYEVDNSKNPYRDSKRFPVFIRMGGGTQFLRNTDGTTTDMGGAYTYRIGGNAFKIIASGKGHLDFEDNDYYKPDYNTTALPAYAMQGDSGSPVYAYDITENRWVLIGVLQANWSGPDGTTKTGTRYRVQTVRPTFNAQSIADDTTAPLNNTQPENTFNWIANGNTSNITSGSTTVANVDLYDDTQSTEANKLQHGKTLHINGENGTIQLGSSINQGAGALHFHSNYTVSAADNNFTHQGAGVSVDADKTVNWQVKNPTGDRLSKIGTGTLNVSGEGGNSGSISVGDGTVILNQRADVSGSKQAFSELGIVSGRPTVVLGTADQMDLNKIYFGYHGGRLDVNGQNAQFNYIQNVDDGAQIVNHTDQKATVTVQTTAPVLMTVDNIKWSNWGQRSEGMYEYTNGWASGRKDYFVLKPNGNPSAYYPTNGTSNGNWEYLGSDKAKAIETYLERENAKRTAARYHAFNGWIGETDSNRKNGALDFQYQGNITGDLLMISGGTNVNGNITVSNGNLLLSGRHTPHAYDHQNKTEIFDENDWMTRDFAATQFVAKDKGALYFGRNVGNVKGDIVVQDNARATVGYVAGETPVCVRSDQSGAVSCEINNATAVSESALANLTRTEWAGNATLSDSAQLTLGKAHFSGSLKAENSTTLAMKKDALWDMPSNQTIGNLAGENGEIVLHPTNVAPDEFHTLIVNGNLSGSLKWGFNTDIAQNRGDQVIVNGTATGTHTLAVKNTDTEPTQPEKLVLMKLQNAAQKASDVNIALENGYVDAGAWRYNLASNAQNDYYLHSPVKEQEFAEAAEAEKKRLAEEAEKLAAQKRAEEEAKRLAEQEAARKLAERQAAEAAQKLADELARKQAELAKAEAEKRAATEAAKRAQEEAEAAALAKVKAEAALLQQQQAKLVSAYSNTALSELSAQAYTLEHIGKRIEQRVHKTHRDQTGVWLETDWQKTKHESDNYRGYEHEEVLTQLGADKTIRTQNSDVLIGAALSHAQTDLDFDGDADGNTKTTIGSVYGKAQFDNGMFIAADAGIGRASSKVSVEHTHADFKRNVAEAGISTGYRLNVNNWQIQPHIGTRYYHLGSTRYWLGNTRVNAPSADIVAPYAGINLAYNITLSNGVKLQPTFSSIYRNANRKADLDVNSYRLTQQFGRFWENELGLNAQFGNWNADVFVGYAKGNETGSRKSAGTTVKYVW
- a CDS encoding SEL1-like repeat protein, which gives rise to MKAILLAGLMVSSTFAYADKQFTEAEVHEYRQMMKEVGEDWRADNSKAAFAKVKILAKKGFPEAQYILGTLYHDGEGTEANKAQATIWYRKAINQSTNPQIATLAREALTDLEQNRQ